From Catharus ustulatus isolate bCatUst1 chromosome 17, bCatUst1.pri.v2, whole genome shotgun sequence, the proteins below share one genomic window:
- the CEBPB gene encoding CCAAT/enhancer-binding protein beta: MQRLVAWDAACLPIQPPAFKSMEVANFYYEADCLAALNKLHPRAAGGRSMTELTVGDHERAIDFSPYLEPLASQPPPPAAAAGGNFEPPCSSGAGQDFLSDLFAEDYKGSGGSKKPDYTYISLARHSHPCASQSHKPGGLQGCFPPQIVETKVEPVFETLDSCKGPRKEEGGAGPGPGGMSSPYGSTVRSYLGYQSVPSGSSGNLSTSSSSSPPGTPNPSESSKSAAAGGGYSTAPAGKNKPKKCVDKHSDEYKLRRERNNIAVRKSRDKAKMRNLETQHKVLELTAENERLQKKVEQLSRELSTLRNLFKQLPEPLLASSPRC, from the coding sequence ATGCAACGCCTGGTGGCCTGGGACGCAGCATGCCTCCCCATCCAGCCGCCCGCCTTTAAATCCATGGAAGTGGCTAATTTCTATTACGAGGCGGACTGTCTGGCTGCTCTCAACAAGCTGCACCCGCGGGCGGCCGGGGGCCGCTCCATGACCGAGCTCACCGTCGGGGACCACGAGCGAGCCATCGACTTCAGCCCGTACCTGGAGCCTTTGGCGTCGCAGCCGCCGCCTCCcgcggcagcagcagggggCAACTTTGAGCCTCCGTGCAGCAGCGGCGCCGGCCAAGATTTCCTTTCCGATCTGTTCGCCGAGGACTATAAAGGCAGCGGCGGCAGCAAGAAGCCCGACTACACCTACATCAGCCTCGCCCGGCACAGCCACCCGTGCGCCAGCCAGAGCCACAAGCcgggggggctgcagggctgcttccCGCCGCAGATCGTGGAAACCAAAGTGGAGCCGGTCTTCGAGACCCTGGACTCTTGCAAAGGGCCCCGTAAGGAAGAagggggcgcggggccgggacCGGGGGGCATGTCCTCGCCCTACGGCAGCACCGTGCGCTCCTACCTGGGTTACCAGTCGGTGCCGAGCGGCAGCAGCGGGAACCTGTCCACCTcatcctcctccagcccccccGGCACCCCCAACCCCTCCGAGTCCTCCAAGTCCGCCGCCGCCGGCGGGGGCTACTCCACCGCCCCGGCGGGCAAGAACAAGCCCAAGAAGTGCGTGGACAAGCACAGCGACGAGTACAAGCTCCGCCGGGAGAGGAACAACATCGCGGTGCGCAAGAGCCGCGACAAAGCCAAAATGCGCAACCTGGAGACGCAGCACAAAGTCTTGGAACTGACGGCCGAGAACGAGCGGCTGCAGAAGAAGGTGGAGCAGCTCTCCCGGGAGCTGAGCACCCTCAGGAACTTGTTCAAACAGCTGCCCGAGCCCCTGCTCGCCTCCTCGCCGCGCTGCTGA